Below is a genomic region from Roseovarius arcticus.
CAGTCAAATGTAGAACTGCACCCTCTTCGGCGAATACTTCAGCGGCGCTTTCGCCAATCCCTTGCGATGCCCCAGTGATTAAAACGCGCTTGCCAGTCAGCCCCAGGTCCATGATCGCCCCCCCCATCCCAACTATTGAAATCTGGCTGTCGGACGTCTGTTCGATACCCGGGATAGCCAGAACTCGAGAATCAGGCTAGCATCCTGTATGTGACTTGCATACAAAAACTTTAAGGGCGTCTTGTAGGTGCCTAAATAATTGGCACATCGCGCTAATGGATGGAAAATAAATAAAATGATGTGGCATACATGTTGAGCGAAGTTGAAAAAGGCACTAGGCCCGACAAGGCAACCCAAACCGAACGCCTGACGCAAGAGCTTGAGGCTGAGATTCTAAATGGCGATCTTTCCCCTGGTCAGCGGCTTGACGAGATGACACTCGCCGAGCGTTTCGCCGTTTCCCGCACTCCCGTCAGGGAAGCGCTGCGCATATTGGCCACAAGCGGACTGGTCGAACTACAGCCAAGGATCGGTGCAGTGGTAGCGCGGCCCACGGTTAGCGAAGTTATGGAGATTTTCGAACTGGTCGGCGAGTTAGAAGCCGTTGCCTCACGACTGGCTTGCGAGCGAATGACTGACGCTCACAGCTTAAGGATCGCAGAGGCTTATAAAGAGTGTTGCGAAGCGGTGTGCAGCAAGGATGTCTCACTCTACATGGATTGCAACGATATATTTCACCGAGCAATTCACGATGCGGCCGACAATCGCGCGCTAAGCGGTCAACTCTCGCAATTAAGTAAGCGCCTGACGCCCTACCGTCGATTCATCACGTTCCGCCCCGAACGCCGAGAAAAGGCAGAGAAGGAGCATGAGATGCTGGCTTGTGCTCTGCGTGAGCGCAACGGTGAGGCGGCGGCCCTTGCCATGAAGGACCACGTTCGGATGTTGGCCGACGATGCGCTGATTTTGGCACGGAGTTTGAAATTGTGACTGGTGGCGACTATCAAGCTAGGCGCGTTGGCATGCTGGTCCCGTCTTCAAACACGGTGCTGGAGCCATACACCTCGGCAATGTTCGCACCCTTTGGTGAGGCTGCATCAGTACATTTTAATCGCTTCCGTGTGGTCGAAATCTCGGAT
It encodes:
- a CDS encoding GntR family transcriptional regulator; its protein translation is MLSEVEKGTRPDKATQTERLTQELEAEILNGDLSPGQRLDEMTLAERFAVSRTPVREALRILATSGLVELQPRIGAVVARPTVSEVMEIFELVGELEAVASRLACERMTDAHSLRIAEAYKECCEAVCSKDVSLYMDCNDIFHRAIHDAADNRALSGQLSQLSKRLTPYRRFITFRPERREKAEKEHEMLACALRERNGEAAALAMKDHVRMLADDALILARSLKL